The following are encoded together in the Lactuca sativa cultivar Salinas chromosome 1, Lsat_Salinas_v11, whole genome shotgun sequence genome:
- the LOC111893503 gene encoding cationic amino acid transporter 1, which produces MGIQEPEPTTAGLRRRGCSYQKGDFLPEESFQTWENYTAALKQTPHRLIDRLFTRSGDQAELDAKAKSQTAMKKTLTWWDLMWFGMGAVIGAGIFVLTGLEANQDAGPAVVLSYVVSGASALMSVFCYTEFAVEIPVAGGSFAYLRVELGDFVAFIAAGNILLEYVIGGAAVARSWTSYFATLCNYNPKDFRITAHGLAEDYNQLDPIAVGVIAIICIIAVLSTKGSSRINYIASIVHIIVILFIIICGLINADTDNYRPFAPKKARGVFKASAVLFFAYVGFDAVATMAEETKNPARDIPIGLVGSMVITTALYCALAITLCLMQPYKSIDIDAPFSKAFEAVGWDWAKYVVAAGALKGMTSVLLVGAVGQARYLTHIARTHMMPPWFAIVDAKTGTPVNATVAMLVATAVIAFFTSLGILSNLLSISTLFIFMLVAVALLVRRYYVSGVTTTANRNKLIACLATILISSIATSAYWGLSKHGWIGYCITVPFWVIGTVSLWAFVPMARQPKMWGVPLVPWLPSASIAINIFLLGSIDRDSFIRFGGWTGFLLVYYFLFGLHAAYDTAKGEEKEWKKVEEGVNNGLESKSDLVDDNKS; this is translated from the exons ATGGGGATTCAAGAACCTGAACCAACGACGGCAGGCCTCCGAAGAAGAGGCTGTTCATACCAGAAAGGTGATTTCCTGCCGGAGGAGTCCTTCCAGACATGGGAAAACTACACCGCCGCATTAAAACAGACTCCTCACCGGTTAATCGATCGGCTGTTCACACGCTCCGGAGACCAGGCGGAGCTCGACGCAAAGGCGAAAAGCCAAACGGCGATGAAGAAAACGCTGACGTGGTGGGATCTGATGTGGTTTGGTATGGGCGCTGTCATCGGAGCCGGAATCTTCGTGCTCACCGGACTTGAAGCTAACCAGGATGCTGGTCCGGCAGTCGTCTTGTCCTACGTCGTCTCCGGCGCTTCCGCTCTCATGTCCGTGTTTTGCTACACCGAGTTCGCCGTCGAAATTCCTGTTGCAG GTGGGTCCTTTGCTTATTTGAGGGTGGAATTAGGAGACTTCGTCGCCTTCATCGCCGCCGGCAACATCCTCCTAGAATACGTAATCGGCGGAGCTGCGGTGGCGCGTTCATGGACCTCCTACTTCGCAACCCTCTGCAACTACAATCCCAAAGACTTCCGCATCACCGCTCACGGCCTAGCCGAAGACTACAACCAACTGGACCCAATCGCCGTCGGTGTCATCGCCATCATCTGCATCATCGCCGTCCTCAGCACCAAAGGCTCCTCCCGCATCAACTACATCGCCTCCATCGTCCACATCATCGTCATACTGTTCATCATCATTTGCGGGCTTATCAACGCCGACACCGACAATTACAGACCTTTCGCTCCTAAGAAAGCCAGGGGTGTCTTCAAGGCGTCGGCTGTACTGTTCTTTGCTTATGTTGGGTTTGACGCGGTGGCGACAATGGCGGAGGAGACTAAGAATCCGGCGAGAGATATTCCGATTGGACTTGTTGGGTCGATGGTGATCACCACCGCGTTGTACTGTGCGTTAGCGATAACCCTTTGCTTGATGCAACCGTATAAGTCGATAGATATCGATGCTCCTTTCTCCAAGGCGTTTGAGGCGGTGGGGTGGGATTGGGCGAAGTATGTGGTGGCTGCCGGAGCTTTGAAGGGTATGACGTCAGTGCTGCTAGTGGGAGCTGTTGGTCAAGCCAG ATACCTGACTCACATTGCTCGGACACACATGATGCCACCATGGTTCGCGATTGTGGATGCGAAAACCGGTACACCCGTGAACGCAACCGTCGCCATGCTCGTTGCCACCGCCGTAATCGCATTCTTCACCAGCCTCGGCATCCTGTCAAACCTCCTCTCCATCTCCACCCTTTTCATCTTCATGCTCGTGGCGGTCGCCCTCCTCGTCCGCCGCTACTACGTTAGTGGTGTCACCACCACCGCGAACCGCAACAAACTCATAGCATGTCTAGCAACCATTCTCATTTCCTCTATCGCCACTTCCGCATACTGGGGTCTCTCAAAGCATGGGTGGATTGGATACTGTATCACGGTCCCATTCTGGGTGATTGGAACCGTGTCACTCTGGGCTTTCGTGCCAATGGCACGACAACCCAAGATGTGGGGGGTACCACTGGTGCCGTGGTTACCCTCTGCTTCGATTGCGATTAATATTTTTCTTTTGGGTTCTATTGATAGAGACTCGTTTATTAGGTTTGGGGGGTGGACGGGTTTCTTGTTGGTTTATTACTTCTTGTTTGGACTTCATGCAGCATATGACACGGCTAAGGGGGAGGAGAAGGAGTGGAAGAAGGTTGAAGAAGGAGTGAATAATGGGTTAGAGAGTAAAAGTGATTTGGTAGATGATAATAAGTCGTAA